A section of the Acanthopagrus latus isolate v.2019 chromosome 20, fAcaLat1.1, whole genome shotgun sequence genome encodes:
- the LOC119009639 gene encoding uncharacterized protein LOC119009639, protein MRTLRPHFRSTGTQKSVSCAEVGVGTSNIPFSTSQPFLSSTPIKRPCKRARLELEEEEEEDLLEGSSFMDIPDPKDSTYNPVTVLSESVDVTLEPSCPVHKTPTYIVYEKCLMELFEVCPVCQRVSDVQTRRIGTFLSVEQTCPHCQFFRKWNSQPILGSTPAGNLQLSAAVYTTGASFFKLEKIFRAMQLKMFQYDTFCRHARSYIEPAIIHTWKTVQDGMMKQLSQQESVILGGSLRADSPGHSSKFGSYSMMDLRSNTIVDIQLVQSNEVSGSYHMEKECLKRSLALLEARGVALDSIVTDRHPQIQKFLREAKVTQYYDVWHIEKGLSKKLVKIAQNKDCEKLKKWLRSIKNHVYWTAASSTSGPERVAKWTSILNHVQDIHTHEDPLFPQCLHPQRTSRDKSKWLTAGTPAFCRLEKALTNKRILKDVEKLSPHYQTSSLEAFHSVILRFAPKNVVFPYLGMLCRLYLAALHYNENTDRPQATSTSGELLFRVSFPKSKHGECTAKPVKAEPTFYYVDALLDLIFEKVFQDPGPYVNKVLKLAIPEDLSAQYERPGKLDIIASYVTRFNQGQV, encoded by the exons atgagaactctccggcctcacttcagaagcacag GCACACAGAAATCAGTGTCCTGTGCTGAGGTTGGAGTTGGCACCTCAAACATTCCCTTCTCAACTTCTCAACCATTCCTATCATCAACCCCAATCAAGAGACCATGCAAAAGGGCTCGCTtggaactggaggaggaggaagaagaggatctATTGGAGGGCAGTTCATTCATGGACATTCCCGACCCCAAGGATTCTACGTATAATCCTGTCACAGTTTTGTCTGAGTCAGTAGATGTGAC ACTGGAGCCTTCCTGCCCTGTTCATAAGACACCAACATATATTGTCTATGAAAAGTGTCTGATGGAGCTGTTTGAGGTGTGCCCTGTCTGTCAGCGTGTTTCAGACGTTCAGACAAGAAGGATAGGCACTTTCCTCTCTGTAGAACAGACATGCCCACATTGTCAGTTCTTCAGAAAATGGAACAGCCAGCCAATTCTGGGAAGCACACCAGCAGGAAACCTCCAGCTCTCAGCTGCAGTATACACCACAGGAGCATCTTTCTTTAAACTTGAAAAG atCTTCCGGGCAATGCAGCTGAAGATGTTTCAGTATGACACTTTTTGCCGTCATGCACGGTCATACATAGAGCCTGCCATCATACACACTTGGAAGACTGTGCAGGACGGCATGATGAAGCAGCTCAGTCAGCAGGAGAGTGTTATCCTAGGTGGCAGCTTAAGGGCTGACTCTCCAG GCCACTCTTCCAAGTTTGGCAGTTACTCAATGATGGACCTGAGGAGCAACACTATTGTTGACATACAGCTGGTTCAG AGCAACGAAGTCAGTGGAAGTTATCACATGGAGAAAGAATGTCTGAAGAGGAGCCTTGCTCTCTTGGAGGCACGTGGTGTTGCATTGGACAGCATTGTCACAGACCGTCACCCTCAGATCCAGAAGTTCCTGAGGGAGGCCAAAGTGACACAGTACTACGATGTCTGGCATATTGAAAAAG gACTGTCCAAGAAACTGGTCAAGATAGCCCAGAACAAAGACTGCGAGAAGCTGAAGAAGTGGCTTCGCAGCATCAAGAACCATGTGTACTGGACAGCAGCCTCCTCTACATCAGGGCCAGAGAGAGTGGCTAAGTGGACATCCATTCTTAACCATGTCCAAGACATCCACACACATGAAGATCCTCTTTTCCCTCAGTGCTTGCATCCGCAGCGCACCTCAAGAGACAAGAGCAAATGGTTGACAGCAG gaaCACCAGCTTTCTGCAGGCTCGAAAAGGCATTGACTAATAAGAGAATTCTGAAAGATGTGGAAAAGCTCAGCCCTCACTATCAGACCTCATCGCTGGAGGCATTTCACAGCGTCATTCTGCGGTTTGCACCCAAAAATGTTGTCTTCCCATACCTTGGAATGTTATGCAG ACTCTACCTGGCTGCCCtccattacaatgaaaatactgaccGACCACAGGCAACATCTACAAGTGGAGAGCTTCTGTTCAGAGTCAGCTTCCCCAAATCTAAGCATGGAGAATGCACTGCAAagcctgtgaaagcagagccaacatTCT ACTAcgttgatgcactgttggacctgatcttcgagaaggttttccaggaccctgGCCCATATGTGAACAAGGTGCTGAAGCTTGCAATCCCTGAAGACCTCTCGGCTCAGTATGAAAGACCTGGCAAGCTGGACATTATAGCCAGTTACGTGACAAGGTTCAACCAAGGACAGGTCTGA